A portion of the Pirellulales bacterium genome contains these proteins:
- a CDS encoding DUF1080 domain-containing protein yields the protein MNRSKPVACVALILTCVVGVALAAEPELPRATIDGTGLGWRELGEADFVNVNCNPDTWKWDEQGAHCTGQPVGVIRSQKTFTNFELVVEWRHLREAGNSGVFVWVPETSLAPLKPGQLPHGIEVQVLDHGYKTRYEKDSGKKADWFTTNGDVFSVGTSKMTPFPPVAPDGRRSFPRKELSRGVNEWNHYYVRAINGEVRLWVNGEEVSGGTGCDPHTGYLCLESEGSPIDFRNLRIRELP from the coding sequence ATGAATCGCTCGAAGCCCGTTGCCTGTGTCGCCCTGATCCTGACGTGTGTGGTTGGCGTCGCCTTGGCGGCCGAGCCCGAATTGCCCCGGGCCACGATCGACGGCACCGGCCTGGGCTGGAGGGAATTGGGCGAGGCAGATTTCGTGAACGTCAACTGTAACCCGGACACCTGGAAATGGGACGAGCAGGGAGCCCATTGCACCGGGCAGCCGGTCGGGGTGATCCGATCGCAAAAGACGTTCACCAATTTTGAGCTCGTCGTCGAGTGGCGACACTTGCGCGAAGCGGGCAATTCAGGCGTCTTTGTCTGGGTGCCCGAGACTTCGTTGGCCCCACTCAAACCGGGCCAGTTACCGCACGGCATCGAGGTCCAGGTGCTCGATCACGGCTACAAGACGCGCTATGAGAAAGACTCGGGCAAGAAGGCCGACTGGTTTACGACCAACGGCGACGTCTTTTCCGTGGGCACGTCGAAGATGACGCCCTTTCCGCCGGTCGCCCCCGACGGTCGCCGCAGCTTTCCCCGCAAGGAGCTCAGCCGCGGCGTCAACGAGTGGAACCACTACTACGTCCGGGCGATCAACGGCGAAGTCCGATTGTGGGTCAACGGCGAGGAGGTCTCGGGAGGCACCGGCTGCGATCCGCACACCGGTTACCTGTGTCTCGAGTCCGAAGGGTCGCCGATCGATTTCCGCAACCTGCGGATTCGCGAGCTGCCCTGA
- a CDS encoding hemolysin III family protein, translating into MLSHSSALAFAADSTAGSWLTDTVPPIGTNDRFRHAREALVAEVRSRMSHRDEVAARPLPSTLDEETANSVTHGVGLVAAFAAGWQLIASVTSTGDVFQMIGCAVFATTMVMLYAASTLYHSVADEITKEKLRIGDHACIYLLIAGTYTPFLITFLRGPWGWSLLAVIWCLAAVGIAAKILGSCSHRLSTITYVGLGWIVLAAAKPVVTLLPSGALMWLVAGGVSYTVGVYFFVQDKKPYTHAIWHLFVMGGSACHYLAVAGYVAA; encoded by the coding sequence ATGTTGAGTCATTCAAGCGCCCTGGCCTTTGCCGCAGATTCGACCGCTGGTTCCTGGTTGACCGATACGGTTCCCCCGATCGGGACGAACGACCGATTTCGACATGCCCGCGAGGCGCTGGTGGCCGAGGTGCGTTCGCGGATGTCCCACCGCGACGAAGTGGCGGCACGCCCCCTGCCCTCGACGCTCGACGAAGAAACGGCCAACAGCGTTACGCACGGCGTCGGGCTGGTTGCCGCCTTTGCAGCCGGCTGGCAGTTGATCGCCTCGGTCACGAGCACGGGCGACGTCTTCCAGATGATCGGCTGCGCCGTGTTCGCCACGACGATGGTCATGCTGTATGCCGCCTCGACGCTGTATCACAGCGTCGCCGATGAGATCACCAAGGAAAAGTTGCGGATCGGTGACCACGCCTGCATCTACCTGCTGATCGCCGGGACTTACACGCCGTTCCTGATCACCTTCCTCCGTGGCCCTTGGGGCTGGTCACTGTTGGCGGTCATCTGGTGCCTCGCGGCGGTCGGCATTGCCGCGAAGATTCTCGGGAGCTGCTCGCATCGCCTGTCGACGATCACCTATGTTGGCTTGGGCTGGATCGTCTTGGCGGCGGCCAAGCCCGTTGTCACGCTGCTGCCCAGTGGAGCCTTGATGTGGCTCGTGGCTGGCGGCGTGAGCTATACCGTGGGGGTCTACTTCTTCGTGCAGGATAAGAAGCCCTACACCCATGCCATCTGGCACTTGTTCGTGATGGGCGGCAGCGCGTGCCACTATCTGGCAGTCGCCGGCTACGTCGCGGCCTGA
- a CDS encoding c-type cytochrome produces the protein MYAPATKAPAYWIWRICGLACVLLPARLADGAPPVAADEQVEVVLAMSEPDLVTPTGIAVLADGSVLVVENHTHFRPPGYQGPPADRIRRGVDLDGDGRLEQVTTFFEGTTATMNLATYRDGSVFVATRRDVFRLYDDDRDGSADRRQEIARLETDGDYPHNGLSGFAFDDAGRVFFGLGENLGAAYSLIGTDGRKLGGGGEGGSIYVIEPDGTQLARVATGFWNPFHLAFDPQGELFAVDNDPDSRPPCRLLHVVPHGDYGYRFRNGRKGVHPFTAWNGELPGTLPMVAGTGEAPSGIVYCPSAAVSADMQGSLLVTSWGDHRVDRFRLEPQGASFRASFETVIRGDENFRPVGIALAPNGDLYLSDWVDRAYELHGKGRVWLVRRKATAPKAASAPGTSVSTDGIATAGATRREHLAAKAPIDELLAAAAESDPFVQQAARRGLLRLSRPDDWLEWLSAEHPQSQRLAAALLLRESFDAGDTTLARAAPRLLADLDRDVRFVGIEWTTDARLTDQRAALAALVDRSANDARQLEAALTAMRMLDRPAGQKLEETAGEDLVFQIVRDAARPAAVRSAALRLLRANYPGLQAGMLSDLIAQPEDELRRAAIQILALAPSPGQQELLRKTVRDARLPVAECNDAAAGLDPRDPASRRALFELLSQDEPRAVEAALRSLSGAELTDDERARLSSLVDSSTQAESVRQLAQLALQPPSAAEISTGDALSRLEGEGDPRVGRQIFFHPRGPGCYRCHRVGGWGGTAGPDLSRIGASHDRARLVQSIVEPAREIAPQYVTSTLELADGRVLQGVVEERPGAAELSVTDTTGRVTTVAYGEVVARSLGGPSIMPTGLVQRMTPQDFRHLFSWLESLK, from the coding sequence GTGTACGCCCCTGCAACCAAGGCTCCGGCGTATTGGATCTGGCGAATCTGCGGGCTTGCCTGTGTGTTGCTGCCGGCACGGCTGGCCGACGGCGCACCTCCGGTTGCCGCGGACGAACAAGTCGAAGTCGTACTCGCGATGAGCGAACCGGACCTCGTCACGCCGACCGGCATCGCCGTGTTGGCAGACGGCTCGGTGCTGGTGGTCGAAAACCACACGCACTTCCGTCCGCCGGGCTATCAGGGCCCGCCGGCCGATCGCATTCGGCGCGGCGTCGACCTCGACGGCGACGGCCGCCTCGAACAAGTCACCACGTTCTTCGAAGGTACCACGGCCACGATGAATCTGGCCACGTACCGCGACGGCTCGGTGTTCGTCGCCACGCGGCGTGACGTGTTTCGACTGTACGACGACGATCGCGACGGCTCGGCCGATCGCCGTCAAGAAATCGCCCGGCTGGAAACCGACGGCGATTATCCGCACAACGGGCTGTCGGGTTTCGCCTTCGACGACGCGGGCCGGGTATTCTTCGGCCTGGGGGAGAATCTCGGCGCCGCGTATAGCTTGATCGGCACCGACGGCCGGAAACTGGGCGGGGGCGGCGAAGGGGGCAGCATCTACGTCATCGAGCCAGATGGGACGCAGCTTGCGCGCGTGGCGACGGGCTTCTGGAATCCATTTCACCTGGCTTTCGATCCACAGGGCGAGCTGTTCGCCGTCGACAACGACCCGGACAGTCGGCCGCCGTGCCGGCTGCTCCACGTGGTGCCACACGGCGACTACGGCTATCGGTTTCGCAACGGCCGCAAGGGCGTGCATCCGTTCACTGCTTGGAACGGCGAGCTGCCGGGCACTTTGCCGATGGTCGCCGGCACGGGCGAGGCCCCCTCGGGCATTGTCTATTGCCCTTCGGCCGCGGTTTCTGCCGACATGCAAGGCTCCCTGCTCGTCACCTCGTGGGGTGATCATCGCGTCGATCGATTTCGTCTCGAGCCGCAGGGCGCGAGTTTCCGGGCGTCGTTCGAGACGGTCATACGCGGCGATGAGAACTTTCGCCCCGTCGGCATCGCGCTTGCGCCCAATGGCGACCTTTACCTGAGCGACTGGGTCGATCGGGCCTACGAACTGCACGGCAAGGGGCGTGTCTGGCTGGTGCGCCGCAAGGCCACGGCGCCCAAGGCGGCGTCGGCGCCGGGCACGAGCGTCTCGACGGACGGCATCGCGACCGCCGGTGCCACGCGGCGCGAACACCTCGCCGCGAAAGCGCCGATCGATGAATTGCTCGCGGCGGCGGCCGAAAGCGATCCTTTCGTTCAACAGGCCGCCCGCCGGGGCCTGCTGCGCCTCTCTCGCCCCGACGACTGGCTCGAGTGGCTGAGCGCGGAACATCCGCAGAGCCAACGCCTGGCTGCGGCCTTGTTGCTGCGCGAGTCGTTCGACGCAGGCGACACGACGCTTGCCCGGGCCGCGCCACGGCTCTTGGCCGATCTGGATCGCGATGTGCGGTTTGTCGGCATCGAGTGGACCACCGATGCGCGGCTGACCGACCAACGGGCCGCGCTGGCGGCCTTGGTCGATCGCAGCGCGAACGACGCCCGCCAGCTCGAGGCAGCGCTGACGGCAATGCGAATGCTCGATCGGCCGGCCGGTCAAAAGCTCGAGGAAACGGCCGGTGAAGACCTGGTCTTTCAAATCGTGCGCGATGCGGCACGCCCGGCCGCCGTGCGCTCAGCAGCGCTGCGCTTGCTACGCGCCAATTACCCGGGACTTCAGGCCGGCATGCTGAGCGATTTGATTGCGCAGCCCGAGGACGAACTGCGAAGGGCGGCGATTCAAATCCTGGCGTTGGCACCGTCGCCGGGTCAGCAGGAACTGCTGCGCAAGACGGTCCGCGACGCTCGATTGCCTGTCGCCGAGTGCAACGATGCCGCCGCCGGTCTCGACCCACGCGACCCCGCTAGCCGGCGTGCTTTGTTCGAGCTGCTCAGCCAGGACGAGCCGCGGGCGGTAGAGGCCGCTTTGCGCTCGCTGTCGGGCGCGGAACTGACCGACGACGAACGCGCGCGCCTCTCGAGCCTGGTGGATTCGAGCACGCAGGCCGAGTCGGTTCGGCAGCTTGCGCAGCTCGCGCTGCAACCTCCGTCGGCGGCCGAGATCTCGACGGGAGATGCACTATCGCGGCTGGAAGGCGAGGGCGATCCCCGGGTCGGCCGGCAGATCTTTTTCCATCCCCGCGGGCCAGGCTGTTACCGTTGTCACCGCGTGGGGGGCTGGGGTGGCACGGCGGGGCCCGATTTGAGCCGAATTGGCGCCTCGCACGACCGCGCGCGGCTGGTGCAATCGATTGTCGAGCCCGCGCGCGAGATTGCCCCGCAGTACGTCACCTCGACCCTCGAGCTGGCTGACGGCCGGGTGCTGCAAGGCGTCGTTGAGGAACGTCCCGGCGCCGCCGAACTCAGCGTCACCGACACCACCGGCCGGGTCACAACCGTTGCCTACGGCGAAGTCGTCGCCCGTAGCCTGGGGGGGCCTTCGATCATGCCGACGGGCCTCGTCCAGCGCATGACCCCGCAAGATTTCCGTCACCTCTTTTCCTGGCTCGAATCGCTGAAATAG
- a CDS encoding PSD1 and planctomycete cytochrome C domain-containing protein, whose translation MPAFSRIAMGLLFAVSASPALAVDAPAATNEAAFSAAQVEFFEMQIRPLLAENCQRCHGPEKQEGGLRLDSRAGLLGGGDSGPAVVPGNADESLLVQAVRYAPDGYQMPPPGKLADAQIAALERWVGEGAAWATAGEASSPKDPKVFDLAERAKFWSFQPVQPVEPPAVIDAAWCQTPVDRFILAELEAHGLRPAAAIDRGALLRRVTYDLIGLPPTPAELADFTADTSADAIAHVVDRLLASPRYGERWARHWLDLVRYAEGHGHEFDYDIPAAYEYRDYCIRALNADVPYDQFVCEHIAGDLLPQPRRHPTEGFNESIIATGFFHLGEATHSPVDILGDEAERFDNVIDVIGKAFLGLTIACARCHDHKFDAISTKDYYALAGILQSSRYQLASFAGPEHNAPLVEEMSRLIDARQEPLRRQRQQALSPALEQLPDYLLAAAPLARPWGELPEADIAARDEVQAAAQASNLDLPALVRWIKQLAQPEQKPNDVWFAWSKLSPAAPSDFATVVGQVREELRAAASPPANDWTPLAAFDGPDYADWFVSGEAFGPRPRQPYESFAATSGDDFLPGMIGGGAADSARISRRLRGALRSPTFSIRHQTIWFRVAGTGTINTVVDSHRLIFGPLHGSLRTRVDRQGAPEWIAQNLTDYLGHQAYVELLDDGPDGLIVTDVALSNGGAPPDPPNPLVMALVETPEAASAEGLARGYARLFAGAVERWGADSSPNPQANRAAGQLIDWLVAHRDWLPYEAATTASAELAESRSRQAALDAQLADARVCLAMAPGTPEDSPVYIRGKAHKPGDVVPRRFLEAIAGANQPALSDECGRMYLAGRLIDPANPLVARVLVNRLWLHHFGTGLVPTPDNFGRQGERPTNPALLDWLAGELIRSQWSLKHMHRLLVTSQVYALASHPVPESLAADPKNERWHYRPVARLEAEAIRDAMLALSGRLDTTMFGPGVPVYLTEFMTGRGRPKESGPLDGAGRRSVYLTLRRNFLPELLTVFDYPPPFTCVGRRDGSNVPAQALMLLNNPFVLQQARRWGERVLNEYPGDASERIRAMYLAALTREPRPEELAAAQQYLAMRQDVTSSDPAEAWAELAHVLFNVKEFIYLR comes from the coding sequence ATGCCGGCATTTTCTCGCATTGCGATGGGGCTGCTGTTCGCGGTTTCGGCCAGCCCGGCCTTGGCCGTCGACGCGCCGGCAGCTACCAACGAAGCTGCGTTCTCCGCGGCGCAGGTCGAATTCTTCGAGATGCAAATCCGGCCGCTGCTGGCCGAAAACTGTCAGCGGTGCCACGGCCCGGAGAAACAGGAAGGCGGACTACGGCTCGACAGCCGCGCTGGCCTGCTGGGTGGCGGCGATTCGGGGCCGGCCGTTGTGCCTGGCAATGCCGACGAGAGTTTGCTCGTGCAGGCCGTGCGTTATGCGCCGGACGGCTATCAAATGCCGCCGCCTGGCAAGCTGGCCGACGCGCAGATTGCAGCACTGGAGCGCTGGGTCGGCGAAGGCGCGGCCTGGGCCACGGCAGGCGAGGCCTCGTCGCCTAAGGATCCCAAGGTCTTCGATCTGGCCGAGCGGGCCAAATTCTGGTCGTTTCAGCCCGTGCAGCCTGTCGAGCCGCCGGCGGTGATCGACGCGGCCTGGTGTCAAACGCCGGTCGATCGTTTCATTCTGGCCGAACTCGAGGCGCACGGCTTGCGCCCGGCAGCCGCGATCGATCGCGGTGCGCTGTTGCGTCGAGTGACCTACGATCTGATCGGTCTGCCGCCGACGCCGGCGGAATTGGCCGACTTCACGGCCGATACCTCGGCCGACGCAATCGCGCACGTCGTCGATCGACTGCTGGCATCGCCGCGGTATGGCGAACGCTGGGCACGCCATTGGCTCGACCTGGTCCGCTATGCCGAAGGGCACGGGCACGAATTCGACTACGACATTCCCGCTGCCTACGAGTACCGCGATTACTGCATTCGCGCCTTGAACGCCGACGTGCCGTACGACCAGTTCGTGTGTGAACACATCGCAGGGGATCTCTTACCCCAGCCGCGCAGACATCCCACCGAGGGCTTCAACGAATCGATCATTGCCACGGGATTCTTCCACCTGGGGGAAGCGACTCACTCGCCCGTCGACATCCTGGGAGACGAGGCCGAACGCTTTGACAACGTCATCGACGTGATCGGCAAGGCGTTTTTAGGACTGACGATTGCTTGCGCCCGTTGCCACGACCACAAGTTCGACGCGATTTCGACCAAGGATTACTACGCGCTCGCCGGAATCCTGCAAAGCTCGCGCTATCAGTTGGCGTCGTTTGCCGGCCCCGAGCACAACGCACCGCTCGTCGAGGAAATGTCGCGGCTGATCGACGCGCGCCAGGAGCCTTTGCGCCGGCAGCGGCAGCAAGCATTGAGCCCAGCGCTCGAGCAACTGCCGGACTATTTACTCGCGGCTGCCCCGCTGGCGCGGCCCTGGGGCGAGTTGCCCGAAGCGGACATCGCCGCGCGCGACGAGGTGCAGGCGGCGGCCCAGGCGTCGAACCTTGACCTGCCGGCTCTGGTGCGCTGGATCAAACAGCTGGCCCAGCCTGAGCAAAAACCGAACGACGTGTGGTTCGCGTGGAGCAAATTGAGCCCCGCGGCGCCGTCGGACTTCGCCACGGTGGTCGGGCAAGTGCGCGAAGAGCTGCGTGCGGCCGCATCGCCTCCGGCGAACGACTGGACGCCGCTGGCCGCGTTTGACGGGCCTGACTATGCCGATTGGTTCGTCTCGGGCGAGGCGTTCGGCCCGCGTCCGCGGCAGCCGTACGAATCGTTTGCCGCCACGAGCGGCGATGATTTTCTACCCGGTATGATCGGCGGCGGGGCCGCCGACAGCGCGCGGATTTCGCGCCGACTGCGCGGAGCGCTGCGCTCGCCGACCTTCTCGATCCGGCACCAGACGATCTGGTTTCGCGTCGCGGGCACCGGCACCATCAACACGGTTGTCGATTCGCATCGGTTGATCTTCGGTCCATTGCACGGCTCGCTGCGCACCCGCGTCGATCGTCAGGGAGCCCCCGAGTGGATCGCGCAAAATCTGACCGATTACCTCGGGCACCAGGCCTACGTCGAACTGCTCGACGACGGGCCCGACGGCTTGATCGTGACCGATGTTGCGTTGAGCAACGGAGGCGCTCCGCCCGATCCACCCAATCCCTTGGTTATGGCGCTGGTCGAGACCCCCGAGGCGGCTTCAGCCGAGGGGCTCGCCCGCGGCTATGCCCGGCTCTTCGCTGGCGCCGTGGAGCGCTGGGGAGCGGATTCGTCTCCAAATCCCCAGGCGAATCGGGCCGCGGGGCAATTGATCGACTGGCTGGTCGCGCATCGCGATTGGTTGCCCTACGAGGCGGCGACGACCGCCTCGGCCGAATTGGCCGAATCCCGCTCGCGGCAGGCCGCACTCGACGCCCAATTGGCCGATGCACGCGTTTGCCTGGCGATGGCCCCTGGCACGCCGGAAGACTCGCCCGTTTATATCCGTGGCAAGGCGCACAAGCCGGGCGACGTCGTGCCGCGGCGGTTTCTCGAGGCCATCGCAGGCGCGAATCAGCCGGCGCTCAGCGACGAGTGCGGGCGCATGTATCTCGCCGGGCGGCTGATCGACCCCGCGAATCCGTTGGTCGCGCGCGTGCTGGTCAATCGGCTGTGGCTGCACCATTTCGGTACGGGCCTGGTGCCCACTCCCGACAATTTTGGACGCCAAGGCGAACGGCCCACGAATCCCGCGCTGCTCGATTGGCTGGCCGGCGAATTGATTCGCTCGCAATGGTCGCTCAAGCACATGCACCGCTTGCTGGTGACTTCGCAGGTTTATGCCCTGGCCAGCCACCCGGTGCCCGAATCGCTGGCCGCGGATCCCAAAAACGAGCGCTGGCACTATCGTCCCGTGGCGCGGCTCGAGGCAGAGGCCATCCGCGACGCCATGCTCGCGCTGTCCGGGCGGCTCGATACGACGATGTTTGGGCCCGGGGTGCCGGTGTATCTCACCGAGTTCATGACCGGGCGTGGCCGGCCCAAAGAATCGGGACCGCTCGACGGAGCCGGTCGCCGCAGCGTCTACCTCACGCTGCGGCGCAATTTCCTGCCCGAGCTGCTCACGGTCTTCGACTATCCGCCGCCGTTCACTTGCGTCGGCCGCCGCGACGGTTCGAACGTGCCTGCCCAGGCCCTGATGCTGTTGAACAATCCGTTCGTGCTGCAACAAGCCCGGCGCTGGGGCGAACGAGTGTTGAACGAATATCCGGGCGACGCCTCGGAGCGAATCCGGGCCATGTACCTGGCTGCCTTGACGCGCGAGCCACGGCCCGAGGAGCTGGCCGCCGCACAGCAATACCTCGCCATGCGGCAAGACGTCACCAGCAGCGATCCGGCCGAGGCCTGGGCCGAGCTGGCGCACGTGTTGTTCAATGTCAAAGAGTTCATCTACCTGCGGTGA